In Labrys monachus, the genomic stretch CGATCGAAATCCGCAAGGAGGTTCCGGGTCACGTCTCCAACCGGCTCCAGGCGGCTCTCTGGCGGGAAGCGATCTATCTCGTCCAGGAGGGCGTGGCATCGGTGGCGGACGTCGATGCGGCGGTCAGCGAAGGTCCGGGGCTCCGCTGGGCCCTGATGGGCCCCCATATGACGTTTCATCTCGGCGGCGGCGCCGGCGGCATGAACCATTTCCTCCGTCATCTCCTTCCCGCCGTCGAAAGCTGGTGGACGGATCTCGGCTCTCCGACCATGACGGACGACCTGCAGCGCCGCCTGGTGGAAGGCGTCGATGAGGAAGCGGACGGACAGTCGATCGCCGAACTGGAGCGCTGGCGCGACGGCCTTCTGGAGCAGATCATCGTCCTGCGCCGGAACGCCGCCGCCAAGCTCGAGGCAGCCAGGGAGAGGGAGCGCGTGGAGGCGAGGCTCGACGAGACCTTTCCGGCGAGCGATGCGCTCTCCGTCACCCGCGAGCTGCCGGAGCAGGACATCACGCCGAACCCCAAGGCCGGCGAATAGTCG encodes the following:
- a CDS encoding 3-hydroxyacyl-CoA dehydrogenase NAD-binding domain-containing protein, with the protein product MNSTSNADVRRVAVIGAGTIGASWAACFLARGLDVVVSDPAPGAADGVRRMIAEAWPALTALGTSPNADPTAWRFEADPAAAVAGVDFVQESTPERYDVKQKLLPLIDAVLSPDVVIASSSSGLLVSRLSEGCRFPERCIIGHPFNPPHLIPLVEVVGGTKASRAAIDRAMAFYRAAGKHPIEIRKEVPGHVSNRLQAALWREAIYLVQEGVASVADVDAAVSEGPGLRWALMGPHMTFHLGGGAGGMNHFLRHLLPAVESWWTDLGSPTMTDDLQRRLVEGVDEEADGQSIAELERWRDGLLEQIIVLRRNAAAKLEAARERERVEARLDETFPASDALSVTRELPEQDITPNPKAGE